The following proteins are co-located in the Psilocybe cubensis strain MGC-MH-2018 chromosome 5, whole genome shotgun sequence genome:
- a CDS encoding Major facilitator-type transporter psiT2, which produces MSVSRQDDESLTILHDGNDQNDYDHDDHEKPTPLPVYPLLSLYLIQMAEPITATVIYPFINQFVRETGITGGDEKKTGYYAGIIESAFFFAESFTVVQWGYISDKYGRRPILLCGPIGLAVAMLIFGTSTTFWPLVVSRCLQGIFNGNIGVTKSSIAELTDSTNRADAYAFIPMVWSVGYTTGPIIGGILSNPATRWPDTLGRIAYLRTHPYFLPCLVAASFAFATFIFVCFALKETLPSLVGKEKVLKHHKRTADDAISANVTTESSLLEHGDHVNYGTDASVDQSQQVSIRAAITRPILMVLVNHIFLTFLDMANFTLVPLVYSTPISYGGLGLDPFRIGVILGTFGLVNSFVQANLLGRSIKKCGARRLYKATFSCLLGCFTMYPILHFFAQRSGRVDGFVIASIVIQLGFQSMIYMAYGSLQVILVECVPEGGPMGTVNGVAQMLGSGMRSLAPTFASSLFSISLQRKLAGENMVFYILMALTLTAMRASKLLPDTSKPRRTRSPRNSRAPSTTPAQQKNMTHTGEVL; this is translated from the exons ATGTCTGTATCACGCCAAGACGATGAATCACTTACAATACTACACGACGGAAACGACCAGAACGATTACGACCACGATGATCATGAAAAACCTACACCTCTACCAGTGTACCCTCTTCTTAGCTTGTATTTGATTCAAATGGCCGAGCCCATTACTGCTACAGTGATATACCCTTTCATAAATCAATTCGTTCGAGAGACTGGGATTACGGGGGGAGACGAAAAGAAGACGGGATATTATGCTGGTATCATT GAATCCGCATTTTTCTTTGCAGAAAGCTTCACTGTTGTCCAGTGGGGCTATATATCTGATAAATATGGCCGCCGACCTATCCTTCTTTGCGGTCCAATAGGGCTCGCAGTGGCGATGTTGATTTTTGGCACATCGACAACATTCTGGCCACTGGTAGTCTCAAGGTGTCTTCAAGGAATTTTTAACGGAAACATAG GCGTCACGAAAAGTTCTATAGCAGAG TTAACTGATTCAACAAATAGAGCCGACGCCTATGCATTCATACCAATGGTTTGGAGTGTTGGATATACCACAGG GCCAATCATTGGGGGCATTCTTTCGAACCCAGCGACTCGTTGGCCAGATACTCTGGGCCGTATCGCTTATCTTCGAACTCATCCTTACTTCCTTCCATGCCTTGTTGCAGCATCTTTTGCATTTGCAACCTTTATCTTCGTGTGCTTTGCGCTGAAAGAG ACTTTACCTTCTCTCgtaggaaaggaaaaggtgCTGAAGCACCACAAACGTACCGCAGATGACGCCATATCCGCCAATGTCACCACAGAATCGTCATTACTCGAGCACGGAGATCATGTCAACTATGGCACTGACGCATCCGTTGACCAATCTCAACAAGTCAGCATTCGAGCAGCTATTACCCGACCAATTCTGATGGTCCTGGTAAATCATATCTTCTTAACCTTCCTCGATATGGCCAATTTTACACTAGTTCCCCTGGTCTATTCGACTCCGATATCGTACGGAGGTCTGGGACTTGATCCATTTAGGATTGGCGTGATTCTAGGTACCTTTGGCCTTGTCAATTCATTTGTGCAGGCCAATTTACTGGGACGGTCAATCAAGAAATGTGGTGCGCGCCGACTCTACAAGGCTACCTTTTCATGCCTTCTCGGATGCTTTACCATGTACCCGATATTGCATTTTTTTGCCCAAAGGTCAGGGAGAGTGGACGGCTTCGTCATTGCTTCGATTGTTATCCAATTGGGTTTCCAGAGCATGATCTATATGGCATATG GTTCTCTCCAGGTCATTCTCGTCGAGTGTGTCCCCGAGGGTGGGCCTATGGGCACTGTCAATGGCGTCGCTCAGATGCTTGGGTCCGGCATGAGATCGCTTGCGCCGACATTCGCGTCCTCCCTCTTCTCGATTTCCCTTCAGCGCAAGCTGGCAGGGGAAAACATGGTTTTCTATATTTTAATGGCCCTCACGCTAACCGCCATGCGTGCATCAAAACTCCTTCCCGATACTAGCAAACCTAGGCGCACCCGAAGCCCGCGGAACTCGCGTGCACCATCGACGACCCCAgcacaacaaaaaaacatgacGCATACCGGGGAAGTCTTGTAG
- a CDS encoding Major facilitator-type transporter psiT2 — protein MRVYNEDSEREVQSTQVNEGEADKKQTPLPILPLLSVFLIQLGEPIAATVIYPFIAQFVREMDITGGDEKKIGYYAGIIESAFFFSQGLSVVQWGYLSDRYGRRPILLCGPLGVAFSMLMFGSSTTFAGMVAARCLQGIFNGNIGKKSVIFTYIRQEFILCLIGISKSVIAELTDSTNRGDAFAFIPLMWSIGSTTGPILGGSLSNPATRWPETLGHISYLKTHPYFLPCFVAAFFAFISFLIVCFVLEETLPSKATRIPPKQNSTDVCSLKTTSPLLEHGEGTGYGSSTDAPGRSNSNQHQHQGVRTDNFRDAFTRPVMSILLNYAFLAFLDMCYGVLLPLMYSTSIRNGGLGLDPSRIGATLGAFGLVNSIVQLNFLGRFIRKYGPRKRAGEVDHIVIACMTFQLACQMFIFAAYGSIQVLLVESIPEGGPLGTVNGVSQMIGAAMRCIAPTFASSLFSVSLQRNLAGGNMVYYILITIALLGICCTRLLPSGSKKRMIPQSQPTA, from the exons ATGCGGGTGTACAATGAAGACTCCGAACGCGAGGTTCAATCCACACAAGTTAACGAGGGCGAGGCAGATAAGAAGCAAACACCATTGCCAATCTTACCCCTACTCAGCGTATTCTTGATTCAACTCGGAGAGCCCATAGCCGCCACGGTTATTTATCCCTTCATTGCGCAGTTCGTTCGGGAGATGGATATCACGGGAGGAGACGAGAAGAAGATTGGGTATTACGCTGGCATAATT GAGTCTgcgttcttcttctctcaagGACTGAGCGTGGTCCAGTGGGGATACTTATCGGATAGATATGGTCGACGGCCTATTCTTCTTTGCGGCCCACTCGGCGTGGCATTTTCCATGTTAATGTTCGGATCTTCGACCACCTTTGCGGGAATGGTTGCCGCGCGCTGTTTGCAAGGCATATTTAACGGCAATATAGGCAAGAAATCTGTCATTTTTACCTATATACGACAAGAATTTATCTTGTGTTTGATAGGCATATCTAAGAGCGTTATCGCCGAG CTTACTGACTCTACTAATAGAGGTGATGCGTTTGCCTTTATTCCGCTCATGTGGAGCATAGGATCAACTACTGG ACCTATTCTCGGTGGCTCATTGTCGAATCCAGCAACTCGATGGCCTGAAACCTTAGGACATATATCCTACTTGAAGACACATCCATATTTCCTGCCTTGTTTTGTTGCCGCTTTCTTTGCgtttatttcatttttgaTCGTATGTTTTGTCTTGGAGGAG ACATTGCCGTCCAAAGCTACTAGAATCCCGCCCAAGCAAAATTCCACCGATGTTTGTTCACTCAAAACCACAAGTCCACTGCTAGAACACGGAGAAGGTACAGGCTACGGCAGTAGTACAGACGCCCCGGGACGTTCGAACAgcaatcaacatcaacatcaggGAGTGAGGACTGACAATTTTCGCGACGCTTTCACTCGGCCCGTCATGTCTATACTTCTCAACTACGCTTTTCTGGCATTTTTAGACATGTGTTACGGAGTTCTTTTACCATTGATGTACTCAACGTCAATCCGGAACGGAGGGCTTGGATTGGATCCTTCTCGCATAGGCGCAACACTCGGTGCATTTGGGCTGGTGAACTCCATCGTTCAACTCAACTTTCTCGGGCGATTTATCAGAAAGTATGGTCCACGAAAA AGAGCCGGTGAAGTCGATCATATAGTGATTGCCTGTATGACGTTCCAGCTTGCTTGCCAAATGTTTATTTTTGCGGCATATG GCTCCATACAGGTGCTTTTGGTTGAAAGCATCCCAGAAGGTGGTCCTCTGGGAACTGTGAACGGAGTCAGCCAAATGATTGGTGCTGCGATGCGTTGCATAGCCCCAACCTTCGCGTCATCACTCTTCTCAGTGTCCCTTCAGCGTAATCTTGCTGGCGGAAATATGGTCTACTACATCCTCATAACGATTGCATTACTGGGCATCTGTTGCACCCGCCTACTTCCGAGTGGTTCTAAAAAGAGAATGATCCCTCAGTCGCAGCCCACAGCTTGA